The sequence below is a genomic window from Nocardia fluminea.
CGCAGCGTGCAGACCAGCGCCCAGTCCAGCAACCGGTCCATCAGCGCCTGGGAGCCGGCGCTGAACCGGACGGCATCGGCGGCGGATTGTTCCAGCCACAAGCACATTTCCGGGTCTTCGTGCACGACCATCACCTGCGGTAGCGCGCGCAACAGCCGTTCGTGGCGCCGCCCTGCCGCGCGATACGCGCCGACGAGCAGCGAAGTCTCGCCCGTCACACCGGTTGTCGACGGCGTGACGATCAATTCCGCTGTGGCGCAACTGGCGTCGGCGGGACCGAACCCCTCCGGTACGAAGCAGGACAGCTCGTAGCGCTCGTGCGGACGATCGAGCGCGGCGGGTGTGTCCGCCAGGTAGAAGGGTTCACCCGCCTGCACGAGCGCGGTGTCACCGGCGATCAGACTCGTGCGTGAGCCATCGGCGAGCACCAGGGTGCCGCCGCCACGCAGCACCGTCACCATGATCAGGGGCGCACGGTCGGCGAAACGGATCGTCCACGGCGGGCGCAGCACGGCATGGGCCACGACCGATCCTTCGGCACGAATGCCACTCAGCAGCGAACTCAACGGATCCACTCCCCCAGCGTAGACGAATTCCTATCGACTGGAGATGATCACCCATAGATCGTCCACGCAATTCACGGTTGACTCGTGGGACCGGGCCGACCAGCCCGGCACCGATCGAACAGGAGCTCTCCGTGACCCAGCACGCAGCCACGACTGCCACCGCCGCACCGACCGCGCTCGTCGTGGTCAGCCACCATCGGGCCGACTCCCTGTCGGCCCATGTCGCGAGCAGGGCCGTCGACCGGCTCACTGCCGCCGGCCACACCGTCGATTTCCTCGACCTGCACGCCGAGAATTTCGATCCGCGGATGACCGTGGCCGACCAGCCCGAGTGGGGCAATCGCGACAAGGTCTACTCCCCCGGCACCGAGGCGCACATGCGCCGCGTGCAGGCCGCCGACGTCATCGTCGTGGTGTTCCCGGTCTACTGGCAGAGCGTGCCCGCGATGCTCAAGGGCTGGATCGATGCTGTCTGGAACTACGGTTTCGCCTACGGCCGCAGCAAGCCACGCCTGGCGGGCAAGCGCATCCTGTGGCTCGGATTGGCCGGTGCGACAGCCGATGACGCGATCGTCCCGGGCATGCAGCAGCTGCTGGAGGCCCAGCTCAACGAGGGTTTGGCCTACTACAGCGGTTTCGCGGACTCCCGTGTCGGCCTGCTGCCCGATGCCGAGGAGCAGCCCCAAAGTCTCGACGCCGAAGGCAATCTCGTGATCGGCGAGGCGATCAGCGGCGATGCGCGGACCACTCACTACGCCGCCTTCGACGCGAAAGCCGAGGGCTTCGTCGACGACTTGCTCGCCGCCGCTCTGGTCACCGCCTGAACAGCGAAGTACTGCTCCGACGCGCGGTGACCACCTCGCCGGTCACCGCGCGATCGGGTCGGCTGCCCGAACTCGGTTCCGCGTCCAGCCGCAGACGACGGTTCACAGGCCGGTGAGACCGTCGCGCAGGACCGTGTAGAGCTGCGTGGGGTTGCCGGATTCAGCGGCGGACTTGTCGATCAGGTCGATGGCGGCCGCGGTGAACTCGTCGCTTTGTTGCTGCACATAGTCCGCCGGGTTGTCGATGCCGGGGGCGTACCCCTCGAGCAAGCTCGCCATCGCCTGCAGGAAGGGCCCCATCAACGCGGCCAAGCGCGCCGCCGAGCCGCCGGTGGAGCGAACCATCGCGCCGCCCTGCCGGAACGCGGCGAACATGGCGTACATGCCGCCGAGGATCGAGACGTCGTACATGGCGGCGGCGCCGAGATCCGCGCCGACGAATTCGGCGCGACCGAACAACTCCAGCACCGCGCGGAAGCGCTCGAACCCGGCGGACGCACCGCTGTAGAGCACGAATGCCGCGGGTCCGCCGATCATCTCGGGCACCGCCATGATGCCGCCGTCGATCAGCTCGACCTGCTGAGCCGCGGCCCAGCGACCCAGCGCGCGGGCCTGCTCCGGCGAGGTGGTGGTGAGGTTCACCACCACCTTGCCGCGCACCTGTGCCGCCGCCGGTTCGAGGTGCTCGCGCACGGCGGCATCGTCGAGCACGCACAGGATCACCAGATCCGCCGCCGCCATCGCCTCGGCCGAGCTCGCCGCCACCTGCGCGCCGTCGGCCGCCAACGCTTCGGCCCGCGCCGGGGTGCGGTTCCAGACAGTCACCTCATGACCGCCCGCCAGCAATGCCTTGGCCAGTGCGGTGCCCATCGCACCGAGGCCGATCACCGAAACCCGCTGCGCCACTGTCGTGTTGGTCATGATTTCCCTTGTTCGAAGAGCGTTCGATGCCGGTCGGCAACGCCCTTCCAGATTCGTGGGTTACGCTGGACTTCACAAGTACCGACTATGAAGTGCAATACCCACTGAAAAGTAAGTAAGGCGAGCATGAAGCAGCGAGAGCGCCCGTATTCCTGCGGTATCGATGCCGCGCTCGACGTCGTCGGCGGCAAGTGGAAAGCGCTGATCCTGTGGGCCCTGTCCACCGGCACCCAGCGCTTCGGCGACCTCAAACGCCTGGTCCCCGGCGTCACAGAGAAGATGCTGATCCAGCAGCTGCGCGAACTCGAGCACGACGGCATCATCGCCCGCGAGGTCTACGCGCAGGTGCCCCCGAAGGTCGAGTACTCCCTCACCGACCGCGGAGTGTCGCTGAACGCGGCGCTGGTCACCCTCGGGGCCTGGGGCAACGAGAACATGGAACACATCTGCGCGGTCAAAGGTGTCGGCGCACCCGTGCACTGACGTGCTCCGACACCGCACCAGCGCGGTGGGCGTCGTCCTCCCAGCCGGGACGCGCCCCGGCTCGGGTCAGGCCTGGATCCCTGCCCATTTCTGCCCGGTGATCCGCTCGTAGGCCTCTTCGTACTTGCGGCGAGTGCCTTCGACGACGTCGGCGGGGATCTCGGGGCCCGGATATTCCTTGTTCCAGCCCGTCGAGGTCGACCAGTCGCGCACGAACTGCTTGTCGAAGGAGCGCTGGGCACGGCCCGGCTCCCACTCGTCGGCGGGCCAGAAACGTGAGGAGTCCGAGGTCAGCACCTCGTCACCGAGGGTGAGAACATCGCCGTCCCAACCGAATTCGACCTTGGTGTCGGCCACGATCACGCCCGCCTTCGCCGCGTGCTCGGCTCCGCGCGAGTAGATCTCGAGGGTCAGATCGCGCAGTTGCTCGGCAACCGCACGGCCCTCCTGGTTCACCACGTCGGCGAAACTGATCGCCTCGTCGTGTCCCTCGGATGCCTTCGTCGACGGCGTGAAGATCGGCTCGGGCAGCTTGTCGCCGTCGCGCAACCCAGCGGGCAGCGCGATCCCCGACACCGTTCCCGACCGCTGGTACTCCTTCAGGCCGGACCCGGTCAGATAACCCCGCGCGATGCACTCGACCTGCAACATCTTCAACGGCTTCACCCGGATGCCCCGACCGGCGAACTCCGCGGGCACGTCGGTCGCCGACACCACGTGATTCGGGATTCCGGTGAAGTACTCGAACCACCAGTTCGACAGCTGCGTCAGCAGCGCGCCCTTGTCCGGAATCGGCGTCGGCAGCACCACGTCGTAGACCGAGACCCGGTCCGACGCGACGAGCAGCAGGGTGTCGCCGTCCTCGTAGAGGTCACGAACTTTCCCGGCGTGCACATGCTTCAACGTCGAGCCTCCGAATCTCCGGTGCGGTACCTGCGGGTTTCCCCGAACTCTACCGGCCCGCCCGTAGCCGGTAACACGCCTACCCGGCCCGCCCGCCACCGGAAACTCGTGAGCGGGCGCCGACGGCAAGTGGCATTGTGGACGCCGAACTACCGTGCCGTGTTCGTCGACGACGAAGGAGATCAATGTCCGCCCCGAATCTCACCCGCGACCAGGCGGTCGAACGCGCGGCCGTGGTGGCCGTGCAGAACTACCGGATCGAACTCGACCTCACCGATCAGCCGCGCGGTGCGGGGTCCGAGGTGTCGGACACCTTCGGCTCCAAGACCACTGTCAGTTTCACCGCCACCCCCGGCGCGAGCACCTACATCGATCTGGTGGCGGCGCGAGTGCGGTCGGCGGTGCTCAACGGCGTCGCGCTCGATGTGAGTTCCTATGACGAGTCGACCGGGATCGCGTTGCCCGGCCTGGCCGAGAACAACGAACTGGTGGTCGAGGCCGAGTGCGAGTACTCGCACACCGGTGAGGGCCTGCACCGATTCGTCGACCCGACCGACGACAACGTGTACCTGTACTCGCAGTTCGAAACCGCCGATGCCAAGCGGATGTTCGCCTGCTTCGACCAGCCCGATCTCAAGGCCACCTTCGACATCGTCGCCACCGCACCCGAGGACTGGGCGGTGATCTCCAACGGCGCCGATATCGAACAGCACAAGGTCGGCGCGGTCGTGCGCCACACCTTCGCCACCACCGCGCGGATGAGCACCTACCTGGTCGCCATGATCGCGGGCCCGTACGCGAAGTGGTCCGACACCTATTCCGACGCGAGCGGCGAGATCCCGCTGGGTCTGTACTGCCGTGCGTCGCTGGCCGAGCACATGGACGCCGAGCGGCTGTTCACCGAGACCAAACAGGGTTTCGAGTTCTACCACAACAACTTCGGCGTGCCGTACGCGTTCGGCAAGTACGACCAGCTGTTCGTACCGGAGTTCAACGCGGGCGCGATGGAGAACGCGGGCGCTGTCACCTTCCTCGAGGACTACGTGTTCCGGTCCAAGGTGACCCGCGCGTCGTATGAGCGTCGCGCCGAGACCGTGCTGCACGAGATGGCGCACATGTGGTTCGGCGACCTGGTCACCATGAAGTGGTGGGACGACCTGTGGCTGAACGAGTCGTTCGCGACCTTCGCCTCGGTGCTGTGCCAGGCCGAGGCCACCGAATACACCAGCGCCTGGACCACTTTCGCGAACGTGGAGAAGTCCTGGGCCTACCGCCAGGACCAGCTGCCCTCGACCCACCCGATCGCCGCCGACATCCCCGACCTGCACGCGGTGGAGGTCAACTTCGACGGCATCACCTACGCCAAGGGCGCTTCGGTGCTCAAGCAGCTCGTCGCCTATGTGGGGCTGCAACCGTTCCTCGCGGGCCTGCGCGACTACTTCGCCGAACATGCCTACGGCAACGCCACTTTCGACGATCTGCTCGCCGCGCTGGAGAAGGCGTCGGGCCGTGACCTGTCGGACTGGGGTGCGCAGTGGCTCAAGACCACCGGCCTCAACATCCTTCGCCCCGATTTCGCCGTCGCGGCGGACGGCACGTTCTCGAGCTTCGCGGTCGTGCAGGAAGGCGCCGCGCCCGGTGCGGGCGAATACCGCGTGCACCGGATCGCGATCGGTGTCTACGACGATGTCGACGGCAAGCTGGTGCGTACCAACCGGGTCGAACTCGACCTCGACGCGGCCGGACGCACCGAGGTGCCCGAGC
It includes:
- the pepN gene encoding aminopeptidase N → MSAPNLTRDQAVERAAVVAVQNYRIELDLTDQPRGAGSEVSDTFGSKTTVSFTATPGASTYIDLVAARVRSAVLNGVALDVSSYDESTGIALPGLAENNELVVEAECEYSHTGEGLHRFVDPTDDNVYLYSQFETADAKRMFACFDQPDLKATFDIVATAPEDWAVISNGADIEQHKVGAVVRHTFATTARMSTYLVAMIAGPYAKWSDTYSDASGEIPLGLYCRASLAEHMDAERLFTETKQGFEFYHNNFGVPYAFGKYDQLFVPEFNAGAMENAGAVTFLEDYVFRSKVTRASYERRAETVLHEMAHMWFGDLVTMKWWDDLWLNESFATFASVLCQAEATEYTSAWTTFANVEKSWAYRQDQLPSTHPIAADIPDLHAVEVNFDGITYAKGASVLKQLVAYVGLQPFLAGLRDYFAEHAYGNATFDDLLAALEKASGRDLSDWGAQWLKTTGLNILRPDFAVAADGTFSSFAVVQEGAAPGAGEYRVHRIAIGVYDDVDGKLVRTNRVELDLDAAGRTEVPELVGVPRGALVLVNDDDLTYCSLRLDPDSLDVVVQRVGDIADSLPRTLAWSAAWEMTRQAEMKARDFVALVQRGIGAESEIGVVQRLLMQANTAISSYADPAWAEQEGWAAYADRLLELARAAEAGSDHQLAFVNALTGSKLESRHTDALAQLLDADPAAAGLPGLTVDTDLRWRIITALAAAGRIDADGPDSPTIDAELRGDQTAAGKRQAATAATARPIPEVKAQAWATVMGDDSVPNITARAIVGGFAPAGQGALLEPYVDKYFAEIPAVWDRRSSEVAQTVVIGLYPHWAISEGAVAKADEFLAGDHPPALYRLVSEGRAGIERSLRAREFDAK
- a CDS encoding NAD(P)-dependent oxidoreductase is translated as MTNTTVAQRVSVIGLGAMGTALAKALLAGGHEVTVWNRTPARAEALAADGAQVAASSAEAMAAADLVILCVLDDAAVREHLEPAAAQVRGKVVVNLTTTSPEQARALGRWAAAQQVELIDGGIMAVPEMIGGPAAFVLYSGASAGFERFRAVLELFGRAEFVGADLGAAAMYDVSILGGMYAMFAAFRQGGAMVRSTGGSAARLAALMGPFLQAMASLLEGYAPGIDNPADYVQQQSDEFTAAAIDLIDKSAAESGNPTQLYTVLRDGLTGL
- a CDS encoding AraC family transcriptional regulator; the encoded protein is MDPLSSLLSGIRAEGSVVAHAVLRPPWTIRFADRAPLIMVTVLRGGGTLVLADGSRTSLIAGDTALVQAGEPFYLADTPAALDRPHERYELSCFVPEGFGPADASCATAELIVTPSTTGVTGETSLLVGAYRAAGRRHERLLRALPQVMVVHEDPEMCLWLEQSAADAVRFSAGSQALMDRLLDWALVCTLRSWLAEQEHCAPAWYRGMADPIVGPALTAIHDRPFHRWTVASLATEAAVSRALFARRFTEVMGEPPLAYLTEWRMAEAEELLADPARSVAQVATTVGYSDAFGFSAAFKRLRGTSPTEFRAALV
- a CDS encoding winged helix-turn-helix transcriptional regulator, with the protein product MKQRERPYSCGIDAALDVVGGKWKALILWALSTGTQRFGDLKRLVPGVTEKMLIQQLRELEHDGIIAREVYAQVPPKVEYSLTDRGVSLNAALVTLGAWGNENMEHICAVKGVGAPVH
- a CDS encoding phosphoribosylaminoimidazolesuccinocarboxamide synthase is translated as MKHVHAGKVRDLYEDGDTLLLVASDRVSVYDVVLPTPIPDKGALLTQLSNWWFEYFTGIPNHVVSATDVPAEFAGRGIRVKPLKMLQVECIARGYLTGSGLKEYQRSGTVSGIALPAGLRDGDKLPEPIFTPSTKASEGHDEAISFADVVNQEGRAVAEQLRDLTLEIYSRGAEHAAKAGVIVADTKVEFGWDGDVLTLGDEVLTSDSSRFWPADEWEPGRAQRSFDKQFVRDWSTSTGWNKEYPGPEIPADVVEGTRRKYEEAYERITGQKWAGIQA
- a CDS encoding NAD(P)H oxidoreductase; this encodes MTQHAATTATAAPTALVVVSHHRADSLSAHVASRAVDRLTAAGHTVDFLDLHAENFDPRMTVADQPEWGNRDKVYSPGTEAHMRRVQAADVIVVVFPVYWQSVPAMLKGWIDAVWNYGFAYGRSKPRLAGKRILWLGLAGATADDAIVPGMQQLLEAQLNEGLAYYSGFADSRVGLLPDAEEQPQSLDAEGNLVIGEAISGDARTTHYAAFDAKAEGFVDDLLAAALVTA